CTAACGTAAACTATTCATTGTTACGAAGGGAGTATTAATTTAAGTAAAAGACCAATTTAAGGCTTATCACTAGCAAAAACATTacgtaaaattaaaaaaaaaaacgtttctTAACCTTTGACCAAACATCTATTACATCAATTACCAAGAAATAGTAATAACCCTATAATAGTAATTaatctatatatatattaatcctcTAAGTGCATTGCTGACATGGCAGCATATATTATTAGCTCAAATGACGTGGCAATCTCAGCAATGAAATAGCAGAATAAGAGTAATTAAGGAaaaaaataataaaggatactccCTATACTCCATACACGGACCATGACAGATCATCAACGACCACCACCATCGCTATTTGCCAATAACCATCCGCCATACTACCCACCGGAACGACCCCAGACTCGAACCCATCAACCTTCATACGGACCCACCACACCCTCTGACAAAGACACCCTTACACCAAGTCACCAACTCACAACCACTAGAACGACACTATAATTGAGGAACAGATAAGTGAGTTAAACCTTTGGAACTCCTTTATCGATACCACCGCAACCGATGCTTAAACAATTACTCCAATACAAGCCATCGCTCGATGATCGCCAATCGTCATCCATGTTTAAGAGAATACCCAGATTTGCCGATAAAGGAGTTCCTATAAATAGACAAGCGGTAATCGATGGAAGGTCGCTCACGGTTGTCGGAAAACGACGATGGAGAAATGGGTGCTTAGTGTTGGTGTAAACAACGAATCAATGATTATGTCGAACGATGGCTATTTGTGATCGGAAATGGACGATCACTGCCATAGGTATGGGCTCAGGGCTCATAGGATAGATAAGGAAAAACGAGTTTTTTATGTGGGCTTGCTTGATTTTTAATCTTTAAGCATGTTCCTTTCAATTAAAAAGGTAAAAAGAGAAAATTGGTTAAACCTTATATTTGTAAAGGGTTAATAGGTCTCCTGAAAGATGGTCTCTTAATAAGCTTATTAAGAGACTATTTTAAacttattatgtaaataggtacgaaattattaTGTCATGATTAGCAATAAAAGGTTcacgaaaaacaaaaaaaatgggtacgaaagattggtctctcaataacttaaaAAGAGACCGTCCGTCTCTCCCAATGTTTTAAAGTATCTAGAAAAACTCATTTTTTGTCTTAAATAACTCATTTTTTGGTTCAGTTATCATCATATTATAATTTAatgtcttatttttttttttaatatagttAGGCTTATGAAAGGGTTAAATAATCACTCCCTCTATCCCGttcaatatttatatattttctTTTTCGGATGTATTATTCAATGTCATCTATTTCTATTTTTTGCAAGGTTTACATTTTTATCGGGAAACAAAAGTGTTCAAAATATTTTACTGAAATGTAGACGACTTAGATATTGCAATTCCATTATTTCTCCATGGCTCGACTTTATCCATCCATCTttttataatataaaaaatatttaaattaaataaagaagaaaaagaaagaaaaaccaaATTCATATATAAATTTATCAAAGTCACTTCTTAAGCTCATTACCATACATATTACTTCAATCTAGACCATCAACTACCAAAATTAGGAAAATATTTTATAATATACCTTGAgaaaattgaaataataattaatagATGAGTAAAAAATTATTCAATAAACATAAATCACATTTTGAATCTTTTCGcatacaagaagttgataaatcAAGATTTTAAACTGTTTTTCAATAGGTATATTAACAAATAAACAACTTATTAAATTGtagaaaaataataattttaatagATTAAGAGGTAAGCGGGCTCGAAACAAGAACAACACAAAATCCGCCTTTACCCACCACCCATGGCCGGTAAAATATTTAAGTTAATAACCATAATTGTTCCACCGATAACTCTAACTAACATTTATGATAGTTAGTGCGATTATATATCATATATGTTATCTATATATCTGAAACGAGTTGGACGGGTCGGGTCATATAGGTCGGGTACGGTGGGTTCAAATACGGGTCGAGTCATACGGGTGATGGGTCGAGTTATTAGGGGCAAAGTGCGGGTTAACAATTAGTATCTAACGCCATTTATAGATCggaaaaatatttttaaaactaaagtatatttaatattaatattttaatcatattcaatgtttaatattttaattattttttcaaatatattatataataaatattaatattttgataaaaaatattttaatttatcTTTGACTCAACGGGTCGACATGTTCGTGTCGGTTTCACTTAAATTAATGGGTCATTTCGGGTTGTATATCGAACGGGTTATTGCTAGAAATTTTCGTGTTTTAACCCTGGAAAAAATGGGTGAGGTCGGGTCGGGTCGAAATTTGACAGGTCTACATCTTAGTCATGTCTTAAACTCATAACTTATCATTTAGTTAAAATAATATGGATACGAATTGTATAAATAACCAACTCCAATCTATTGTTTTTTACATTTATACCATATCGACTTTTATATGACTTTAAGTTTATTAACAATATATGGAATATTAGTTTAAAGGTAATCATCTAACCACTAAGTATAAAACagtccgtgaatttcacgggtttaaaactagtttataACTGTTTCAAGAAATTAAGACTACAATCGAAACCTTCTAAGAAACATGCGCTATAAATCCATGCATAATCAATCAACGTAGAAATAAACTTGTACCACAacattttaaattaaaaataaaaattcacAATGTTTAAGATTTTCATTCTCATTGCATGCATAATTTTGTCTTTCCAACCAGGAAAGGCTAGTAGACCCTTAAATTCGGAGGCATTTGATCCACAAAAATGCGCTCAAGTGGCGACCAAGGGCGCGGTGTGCTTGACGGACATATGGACCAATTTTGGAAAGCCAAGCGCCGCGTGTTGTAAGGCCTTAGACAAGATAAATAACGCTTGTTTGGCCTCAGTGTTCCCTTTAACTCCATTTGTCGCTCCTTTCCTTAAGGGCATTTGCTCCGGTAAAAGCGGTGGTGGTGGAAGTGGTGTTCTGCCAATCCCGtttcctttccctttcccttttccacctattggtggtggtggtttgcCATTCCCGTTCCCTGGGATTGGAGGTCGTGCTCCACCACCACCTAAAGAGTAATATAATAACTCTTGCAATCTGCTATCAGTCTTATCACGAGATTGTCTCATCAGACTTCGTCATTAATTTATTTACAATAGAATTTTTAGTGTTTTTGTTTTTCTGAGTGTATACCTTCTAGCAAAGTAGCTAGCTAGTGACGATTTCTCACTAAATTATGTCACGATCTAATTGtgtaataaattattcattaatCATAATAACTTTTATCATGTTTTATCTCTTATATAGtgttgttttcatttgtttcctGAATTATTCATCAAGTCtaaggccctgtttggtaaatagcggattaatttcagcataagcagattgcaaaagcagattataaatggcagattttatcagaaggtttgactagcatattataattagcagaattgatttgagtgtttggtaattggcagattacgattagtagattgttagttttctttgtaaaatggagaaaaatttcctattttacaatatgctaaccaatatctTTGGGAGTAAAGCGAAGATATTGTAAAACAaagatattgaccccaaatatctTGTTTGTTTTCACAATATCTtgttaccaaacactaaaattagcatattgattggtcaaacatgctaaaagccttgaatatgctaaaatttggccaatatgctgtttaccaaacagcgccTAAATTATATACTCCGTACAAAGGATTGATACAAATCAAGCATCAACTGATCTAAGCTGTCATACATATTGTCATAAGAAACACAATGACCATTAGTACAATTTATCATGTCTATTAACTTCGAGAACAAACTTACGAACATCTGATACAATTGAAACGATACAGCGGATAAtacatttttttcattttatcatAAGATATGACGATGAGTCAACGAGTCAAAGGGTCAAGCATGCCTCATTGCCACCAAATATATATGCATAATTTAAGTAAAAATCTTGAATACACAAGCACAATGCAACTACACAAGTGATTGCCTTAAAACAAGAAACACAAATTATTACAAATCAAATTACACAACCTATAAATAAATTTCATTAAGTGGATCATTTTCATAACAATCTCACGTATGAGAGTCTTATTTATTTAAAAATTTGGTCGTTAATTTGGTGTCTAATAAAATTTTCAGTCTATAAGCTAAGCCACATACTTAAAGGTTGCTACTTGCTTATTTTCGACCAAAGCTGGGTAGTATGAGTAGTAAGGGCTTTTATATCTTAAACAAGTGATCAAGGGTGCGGCCTAATAAGTTTGAGAGGGATCTGCCCATTAAGTTTACATTCAGTGCCCCGAAGGAAATTGCTCTAACTATTGGTAGGGATACTCTGATCgtcaatacaaaaaaaaaaaaaaaacatttgttTGTTTTATAGGGCTTACACAATAATACGAAgtatgaattattattattattattattattattattattattattatttttatgacGAGGGGTTGAGTCCACCCgagcccatgcattcccgcaccaccacatggaccatgtaagtcacccctttcgggggctgcagtggccatgtgatcatcgccccagctggtagtcgaacccgggacctctcaactcctgcatttctgcaagattcaaggtttaacccggctaccactggactaacaccacttggttacgTATGAATTATCTTTTAATTTAATTGGTTTTAGCGAGTTTTACTTTATTTAATTAAGAGAAtattgttaaaaaaaaaacattttcatatttttttcgaGTGCAAGACAATTTTATTATGCCAAAAACTTCAGCTATATTAATTAACTCCTTTACTGAAAGTCGACTAAATTGCAAAATAATATTATCATAAAACCGTTTTCTATTGAAATTTGGTTGATTATTTGTCCACCACATGCCAATGTCACGAATGTTCAATTGTTCCTACGTAATAACGCTTTTAAAAAAAGAAATCAATGAATCATTTTAATTCATCCAAAGAATAAGGTCAAACAAATTACATTCATGTTAATTACAAAGTAATAGTAACAACTGTTTAGTAATTAAAACAAAACTGTTTCACGTAAGACTACACTATTAAAAATTTATTGAATAGAAACCCTCAAATAAACTTACCCTATAATTCTATAAATCCATGCACATGCACAATCAAATAATCAACGTAAAAATAAGTTTGTACCAAAACATTATATTCCAACGTAAAAATTCACAATGTTTAAGATCTTTATTCTCATTTCATGCATACTTTTGTCTTTCCAACCAGGAAAGGCTAGTAGACCCTTAAATCCGGAGGCAATTGATCCAAAAAAATGTGCCCAAACCGCGACCAAGGGTTCAGTGTGCCTGACGGACGTATGGACCAAATTTGGAAAGCCAAGTGCCGCGTGCTGTAACGCGTTAGATGAGATTAATGACGCTTGTTTGCCGTCATTGTTCCCTCTAACTCCCTTTGTCGCTCCTTATCTTAAGGCCATTTGCTCTCGTGCCAGTGCAGGTGGTGGTGGTTTGCCATTCCCTCTTCCATTTCCTTTTCCCTTTCCACCTATTGGTGGTGGTAGCGGTGGTGGTTTGCCATTCCCCTTCCCTGGGATTGGAGGTCAAGCTCCGCCACCCAAAGCATGATAATAACTTATCTGATTTACCAGTTTTATCATGATATCGTCTCATAAAATATTTTTTATTGGTTTTTATTTTCTTAGAGTAGATTTCCTAAATTAATTGAAGTAGCTAGTGATTTCATGCCTAGATTATACTACGATCTAATGGTGTAATAagattattaaataattattctcaaacacatccttgaGCATTTCGGGGAAGCAATCGATTTCTTGGTAATTGTGTTAATCAATAATCAATCAATATTATGCTTATATTGTCATGTTTACCTTGATGAGTTTTATAAGAGTATATTTTATTATGGTATGACAAATGGTAAGGGGTTCGATTCCTAACTCTTTCGAATGAAAAAACCAAACCTTTTTTGGGTATATTAGAAGGGTGAGTCCTGAAAGACTAAtctcccctactactaagagaataaaattctcaagtagttttcccgcctaacttACACTACTCTTTGATGGGCCAATCTAAGTTGGGCCGTCGacttttaataaatcaaatttgctTTTGCGTTAAGTCTAACGTATGATTTGAATCAATTGAAAACCTATACATGGAAACAAATGTATGCTTTGActttttgaataaatgcaatcctatacatGGAAACAACTTCTCAAATTATGCAATCTTTACAATATTATCCCGAAAATATGCAATCACAATCAATTACCCCCTAATATATTATGCAATTTTACAACATATCAATTGCACTCTCGAATTATGAAATCTTTATTTTAGTAATATGGAGTATATGGAGTATGAAGTATTTTTTAAATAATGTataacaatttttatgtattttcttaTAGAAAATAGAAAGTAAAAATGTTAGTTTTAATAATTTGTAAATTGTCTTTTTAGACGCGTAGTATAATATTTTTACCAGTTTTCTTAATAAGCTAATAGGTAGATTTTACATCTAACTTAATTTCATAAATTAGTTCTCCTTATCGATTTAACATTATAGTGTTATTATTAATAGTAAACTTTCTTTTCTATCTACTTActattattatatttagtataatataacattaaattaaaagtagctttaatttatgcaaataattttattaaaagttCCTCTTtataaatttcatcttaaaaataCCGTGATATAGCACGGGACCTACACTAGTTATCTATTACACTGGAATAACTACCCAAGAATGTCTTCGTGTAAAGTAGAACGTAACTCCATAGGACTGGTAGGAGGATAATCTAGTAGGGTCGAAACGGTGTTTGAGTTTACTCCACGATTAGCAAGCCAATCTGCAGCCAGATTATATAAGTCTACCCATTAAATTGACTTTCATATTTCGGAGGAGATTGCCCTAACTGTAGGTAGGCGATACTCTTCGTTAAATAAGCCCACTTCGACCTAAAACGGGTCATATTCAAGAAACTCTACTTAATCCATTAGTCAGAACTAAAACAGTGATTGGGCCTTTGGCAATTTAGGCCCACAATAACTAAATTAATTCAAATTGCTGAAATTCCATAACAaaatctttttctctcttttttgacAAATGGAAATGTTACAACGGTCTTACAAGATAATGGCTCTTTGAGCTAGATTACGAGCCATCtttgaacaaaacaaaagaaaacacaATGAAATAAACAAGCGATAAGATTAAGTTGGTGGAGTACGGAAAACTggagtacatctttaatataaaCCCCATAATACATCTATACGTACTACTAAAATACATTCATAACATACCATACATTCATACTAAGCTTAAACTTGCTCGTTGATATGAAGATGTAAATTAAAACCGACTGCAAATATAATTATATATATAGTTATATACTAAATAGGCGAAAAATGAAAACAAAGCTAAATAACTAACATAAGACCATTAATCATACTCTCCGACGAGTCTCTTGTTATAGTGAACGATCAATAATTGTTGTCGAGTTAGCGAGAGTTGCGTCCAACAGAGGAACCTTTAGCCTTGAGGAAGGATCCACTCTTAGTGATCTCGCGCAATGGCTTATCTGTGAATCGAATGAGATTGTAGACCAATGCACCACATATTGCCCCGGCCATTGGTCCGACTATGTATATCCATAAACCCGTGTAATGGTTTGATACAATGGCCGGTCCTAGACTCCTTGCCGGGTTCATTGATGCTCCTGATATCGGCCTGCATTATTGTTGTCATTAATTAATCGATTAGATTTGTTCACACttaaaattaatattaatatCGTAATTATTgtcttaataatataataattaattatagGTCCATATTATTTACAATTGTATGACTTTGACCTTAGCTTATGGCACATTTtcatggacctcttcaattaaattaaatattaacaGATAGATCACCAATTATTGCTCTTAGTAGTCAATGACGGATTTTGGAGTAAGCGCTAAGGGGACAGACACGTAAACAATTCAGTTCGTGTGTGAATATTTAAGATTGAATCATTGAGCAACGGGCTAAGGGGGTCTAATGATAATTTTACACTGAACCAGAGGGATCAGGGCAGTCTCATCTCGACATAATTAAGGTCCTTGTTATTTTACGGAATCTTCTAAGGAGtacataattttgtatttatgAATGACAATAGCGAGAAAAGGGcttaaaacataaataaattacCCTGCAAACATCACGTTAAGCAAGATTGTGGCTCCAACAGCTAGACCAGCAAGTTCTCCAATCTGTACAAGCAAcacattaaataaataaaatacaattagATATGTCCGTATACATAATTACGTATCATAAAATATTTATTATGACGATCCTGAAACGATACGTAAAATCCCCGCATATCGGGTCGTTAGTTGTAGAAAAACACTAGAACCATTTATTTTAATAGATCTAATTTAAGACAATACGATATGATTAGTATCGTGTCGTATTAATATAACATGAGAacaatcgaatttaaatggatgATCCATTATATATCCACTAGCAACTGAATTATGTACCTAATAAGGCAATGATATAATAGGTCAATTGTGCACTTTTTTTTGTAGCAACATAGGGTGGGGTCGTGACGCCAATTTGTGTAAATTCTTTTATAAGACAGTTTTATAGTAATGATGAACAAATATATAGTTTTGTTTTTCTAGCGAATTATCTCGAAAAACTTGCTACTCCGTATTAATTAAGGTAGAATTATTGCTGTCCGAATCAACATTTTGAGCTTGCTTACCTAAGTTAAATTATATTACATCACAAAGTTGTTGCATAGACTAAGGAGTCCTGTCACAACGTTATATGATCTTGACCACCTTCAATTAGATATTTGACACTATGGATAtctaatttcaaattcaaataatttttagggttatttcataacaataatccatcttattggtggtctgcaataattACTCCATTCTATtaataatctcaattaaatctAACCTAAGtatcataccttctaataacgaaccaaatGATATTTTGTgaagtttatgttggaatatttgatagtttttggacaatCTAGTTGGTATATGTGATGTTTATatgtaatattttcaagtgatgaatcaagtacttggtttatttgatacacataaacatcTTAAAATATCAGCTGGTttgttattagaaggtatggtggttaggttggatttaattaggattattgataggatagagtgattattgcagaccaccatttgtaataatttaatgtcatattttaattgtaatttttataAAAGCGCCACAGAATGGTATCAAATCAATGAAGAATGGAATACTAACCGCTCGATTATCAGTGGCGACACCAGAAATGACGAACATGAGGTAGAAAGTGATTATAAATTCGACAACAAGTGATTGGAGGTTCGATCCAGAAGGTAATGTTCCGGCAAATTGAGTTTGATGTCCATGAAATATAAGTCGAAGTGTACCACTTGCTAGTGTTGCTCCTAGAACTTGGCTGAGCACATATGCCGGTACCTGCCATATATCCATCACATTAAATTAAATCATCATaaaaaaaccctaattgtaagtattattgacaaaataatgttATAAGACaaatttgaaaatattttgaaaattttaaccAAAATTTCCGTTTTCTCCACTGTCCAGCGAGGGTGAGCGACTCTGCTAATTAACCCCCTAAATCCGCCACTGCTCATACCCAAAAACACAGTATACGATCGATTTACAAACAACATGCTCACTTCATATCAAAACGTCATGTGCATAATAACTGATTGAACATATAGACGGTCTGATACAAGACTAATCGATTCTCAAACGTAGTCAATTTTTCTCTCGTTGCATGTGAACATGAAAAGTCAAAATTCTAACAAAGTTGAACGAATTACGTACGCAATACACACACGGCATAATTTTGTATGATATATGATACCCGTGTGCATGTTCATGAGATACGCACGAAATTTCGTGTTCATGATAATTAATTATTGGATAAACATTAGAAAACAATATTTAAACTTTACACATCAAATAGCTAAGGTGTAATATTAGTAACATGCCATTTATTTACAACACGTGATTCTTAGCAgaatttagtcattttaattccTTTATTATGATGACCAACTAACCCAAATACTCtactttgtttttcttttctacAAACGGATCTCAAAATTCCGTCACGCATCTAAATCGTATTCTATGAATAATGAGATAGTACCACCAGTCTACCAGTTAAATTGTAAAATGTCGTTGCAGTATATTTATTATTACTGTAAGAGAATATTGCAGAAAAAAACTCGATACCAGCTTATAACGTCCTTAGTTAGGATTTATTAGGTACATGATTTGGTACACAAATACACTCAACGTACAATAACACTCACCCAAACAATCTAATTAATTTAAGTGCCTAACCACTTAACCTACCGATTTAATATAATAGCGTCTTATAACGTAATTCTCCTGAGAAACAGTCTCATCATGTTAACATTGTGAGTCAATTTTCGTGTATATTAAAAGAAATTTATCGAATTACCATCTTATTTAAGAATTTGCGTATATAATAAAATTcacgaaaatatttgaaatgtaTTTAATTTGAGGTAGGTATAAACAGTTGAGAAAATTAAATACGACAGTTGTACAATACTGTCATTTTCTAGTCATGTAAGATTAACTGTAACAAGGTCAAACCTGTTTCCATGGAAATCTTCGGCAAATAGCAAAAGCAACGGTGACTGCAGGATTAAAATGAGCACCGGAAATATGTCCGACGGCATAAATCATAACCATAACGACCAATCCCCAAACTATTGCTATTCCGGGAAATGTTATCATTTTGTTCGAGTCCATATTGACTGTTACTGAGCCACACCCGGCGAATATTAGGAAATACGTCCCTAGAACTTCTGCGATCATCTGTGTTTTATGTCAAGCAGAAAGGAAAATGAGTTTACGCCACCAGACTATTATAGTGATCTCAATGTTAGAATATTGTAAAAAGGTCTTATGTTGTTAGGAGAAAAGGTAAAGTTTGTAAATTTGTCCCTTTGACAAAATAAAGTTTTTGTTGAATATTTTCTTTGGAAATATTTTGTGATATGTTTTAAAATTGTAAGGAAATTAGTAATTTTAGACAAAGAAGTttgaaataacaataacaaattaatctgttaattcacaAGACTGTCTAATATGAGAATTTGTTGAAATAAATACAACAAAAATGCAACCAGAATAAGAAAATAATCGTTACagagaatataaaaggtaaacaaattgataaattgatgagacggagggagtatatatgtaCCTTTTGCAAGAAAGGAACACTTAAGCAAGAGGAAGAGTCCAATGAAGATGAAGAAATTGGAAGATCACCCTCCTTAACATTTACACTAACTTCATGGTTTCCATTAGCCCTTGCAATTTCACCCATTTTTAATATTTGGCCTAAAAACAAAGGTTAATTAAGGAGAATTCTAGGAAACAAAGTTGAAGAAATATGTAAAATGTTGAGTGTGTGGTAAATCTAAACTCTATCTAGGGACTCTACTTATAAAGGACTCAAGAATCATAGAAAAGTATACTACAAAATAAACAACTTGATTGTTTTGTGGGGCAAAGCTATAGAaaattagataattaattaattaatttagattaaAAAGTAAAATTTTGACTTATGTTTGTTGGATGAGTTGACCATCTTGCCAACTTTCACTAATCACTTATAATACGCTTATGTCACTAGTAATTTTAAAATAATTGTTCTTCCTTAAAACAGTCATATCCGTCTTAAGTGTAAAACGAGTAAAATACTTTCCTATACAGAAAAATAGGATAAAAATTTGTTATTTCTTAGGTATTTAGCTCTTTGTTTCATCCATGTATTTGATCCGATTTATTGTTTAAGACAGATATGTATATCTgtcttaaaaaaaaattatgtttttaAAACAAACCTAATTTTGTAAAATAATAGTtctttttttccaaatttttcTTTGGGATCTTGTAAAAGAGATTGGGGAGTTGAAACTTTCTTCAACTAACTCACTTTTGTGCTTCCTTTTAAATAACTTTTGtagggttttttgtgttttaAAAGAAAATATGTTTGTTTCTCCAACTACCCACCGCAATTACAGAGAACCATCAATGCTTATAACAAAGATGATTATgagaataattataataatattgAGAGAAGGACAAAGAAATGTGATGTTATATGTTGAGCTCTTGGAGCCTACATACATAAATTATTAAATGTACTATACCTTGTTTAATTGTAGTGTGGAAACTTATCCGTcgcattaaagtttcaatttttctaacgtgtgtcctagagttatacatatacgtTAAGAAGCCATATGAGAAGATTTTAAGATCATTTCATACTGAAAATTTTAAATAAGACTGTTATTATGTGAAGTATAACGATGTTATAATCATTTATGTTCCATATTTTAATGTTGTCGATACAGAGTATAACATTGCTAGGCCATTGTGAGGTCCATTCACGCCTACAACGATCTTGCagtaaatcaactattattc
This sequence is a window from Silene latifolia isolate original U9 population chromosome 8, ASM4854445v1, whole genome shotgun sequence. Protein-coding genes within it:
- the LOC141596193 gene encoding aquaporin NIP1-1-like, whose protein sequence is MGEIARANGNHEVSVNVKEGDLPISSSSLDSSSCLSVPFLQKMIAEVLGTYFLIFAGCGSVTVNMDSNKMITFPGIAIVWGLVVMVMIYAVGHISGAHFNPAVTVAFAICRRFPWKQVPAYVLSQVLGATLASGTLRLIFHGHQTQFAGTLPSGSNLQSLVVEFIITFYLMFVISGVATDNRAIGELAGLAVGATILLNVMFAGPISGASMNPARSLGPAIVSNHYTGLWIYIVGPMAGAICGALVYNLIRFTDKPLREITKSGSFLKAKGSSVGRNSR